A stretch of Sebastes fasciatus isolate fSebFas1 chromosome 19, fSebFas1.pri, whole genome shotgun sequence DNA encodes these proteins:
- the nt5c2l1 gene encoding 5'-nucleotidase, cytosolic II, like 1 encodes MDSLEETDPSSSSDGPRAKRGFDQMVFVNRNLTLENIQCYGFDMDYTLAMYKSPDYESLGFELIRDRMVSVGYPHELLRYTYDPSFPTRGLVIDITCGNLLKVDSNGNILVCSHGFRFLKGPDIHNDYPNKFIQRDDTDRFYVLNTLFNLSETYFYTCLVDFFTRCTRYTKDLKGFQHGDLFMSYRSMFQDVRDAMDFIHDTGTLKGQTIKNLEKYVIKDPNLPVLLTRIKGVAKVFLATNSDYSYTKVIMKYLLENNTKSGSSWRSFFDLIVVDTKKPLFFAEGTVLRQVDTDTGKLRIGTYTGDLQHGTVYSGGSSDVICDLLEVRGKNILYIGDHIFGDILKSKKRQGWKTFLVVPELTKELQVWDQKKNLFEELKRLDIFLAELYKHLDSDSQESPDISAVQTRMKVLTYRMDMSYGQMGSLLRSGPRQTLFASQLMRYADLYSSTCLNLLHYPYNYLFMAPPLLMPHESLSQNSEFASSEVTVTNNIVTMNRN; translated from the exons ATGGACAGTTTGGAGGAGACAGATCCCAGCAGCTCCTCTGATGGGCCCAGGGCGAAGAGAGGCTTTGACCAGAT GGTGTTCGTCAACAGAAATCTGACGCTGGAGAACATCCAGTGCTATGGGTTTGACATGGACTACACGTTGGCAA tgtataaGTCTCCTGACTACGAGAGCCTGGGCTTTGAGCTGATAAGAGACAGAATGGTATCTGTCGGATACCCTCATGAACTCCTCCGCTACACATACGACCCCAGCTTCCCCACACG CGGTTTAGTGATCGACATCACATGTGGGAACCTCCTGAAGGTGGATTCAAATGGGAATATTTTAGTCTGCAGTCACGGCTTCCGCTTCCTCAAAGG ACCAGACATTCACAACGACTACCCCAACAAGTTCATTCAAAGAGACGACACCGACCGTTTCTACGTTCTCAACACTCTCTTCAATCTTTCAG AGACTTACTTCTACACCTGCCTTGTGGACTTCTTCACCAGATGCACCAGATACACAAA GGACCTGAAAGGTTTCCAGCACGGCGATTTGTTTATGTCCTACAGAAGCATGTTCCAGGATGTTCGAGACGCCATGGACTTCATTCACGACACG GGAACCCTGAAGGGACAAACTATCAAGAATTTGGAGAAATACGTTATCAAAGAT CCAAACCTCCCTGTACTCTTGACCCGGATTAAAGGGGTGGCCAAGGTCTTCCTCGCCACCAACAGTGACTACAGCTACACTAAG GTCATTATGAAATACCTGCTTGAAAATAATACTAAG TCTGGAAGTTCCTGGCGCTCCTTCTTCGACCTCATCGTGGTGGACACCAAAAAGCCTCTGTTCTTTGCAGAGGGAACGGTGCTGAGACAAGTGGACACG GACACGGGAAAGCTTCGGATCGGGACGTACACAGGCGACCTCCAACATGGAACTGTTTACTCCGGAG GATCTTCAGACGTCATCTGTGATCTGCTGGAGGTCAGAGGGAAAAACATCCTCTACATTGGCGACCACATCTTCGGCGACATCCTCAAATCTAAGAAGCGTCAGGGCTGGAAGACGTTTCTGGTCGTACCGGAGCTCACCAAGGAGCTGCAAGTGTGGGACCAGAAGAAAA ATCTGTTTGAGGAGCTGAAACGTCTCGACATCTTCTTAGCTGAACTTTACAA GCACCTGGACAGCGACAGTCAGGAGAGTCCTGACATCAGCGCCGTTCAGACGAGAATGAAG gTGCTGACCTACAGGATGGACATGTCTTACGGCCAGATGGGCAGCCTCCTGCGCAGCGGCCCCAGACAGACGCTGTTTGCCAGCCAGCTGATGCGTTACGCTGATCTATACTCCTCCACCTGCCTCAACCTGCTGCACTACCCCTATAATTACCTCTTCATGGCTCCCCCGCTCCTG ATGCCCCATGAATCACTGTCCCAAAACTCTGAATTTGCTTCATCAGAGGTCACCGTCACCAACAATATTGTCACGATGAACAGAAACTAA
- the slc2a11l gene encoding solute carrier family 2 member 11, like isoform X1, which yields MCHICHNCSHHASFLQLDCPVVIAAICAAGIGGTFQYGFCISVMTSPSAFIKELVNTTCLQRYGVSLEQWQVSLIWSSTVSIFCIGGLLGSLMSSQLLTRFGRKKILLLNNFVAIIGAVLMLLSQTAMSFEMILVGRFLYGINAGVSLPAQVLYLVECAPKCLRGMVVVTVLTFQCLGKFSGQLLGISELLGTRERWPWLLGFNGFTALLQLSTLTFLPESPIYLLLYREDRQACEKALKRLWGNKDHSRVVEEILEEKAALQYTRSHSLMELIQTKELRWQLLTLFIITATLQFSGISSVFFYAFEVFRAAGIQEHLLPYANMGLGLCEMITSVACFMIIENTGRKVLLIGGYMGVAATLGLLTITLYLQSQVSWMPYCSMALIFIFIFFFTGGPCGATGSLGVEILTVAYVAAGTALSCVTNWTVMFLMGMLFPVLAEKLQHFCFLIFLFFCVACGLYVKFNVPETKNRTALEITAEFERMHSKSGGERKNSTEHGIEANRTDDLSEL from the exons atgTGTCACATTTGTCATAACTGTTCACATCATGCTTCATTTCTGCAGCTAGACTGTCCTGTTGTAATTGCTGCCATTTGTGCAGCTGGCATTGGAGGGACATTTCAATATGGATTCTGTATATCTGTGATGACTTCTCCCTCTGCT TTTATAAAGGAGCTGGTGAACACAACATGTCTACAGAGATACGGTGTCTCCTTGGAGCAGTGGCAGGTTTCTCTCATCTGGTCCTCCACTGTGTCAATTTTCTGCATTGGGGGGTTACTGGGATCGCTGATGTCCAGTCAGCTGCTCACTAGATTTGGCAG AAAGAAAATCCTTTTGTTAAACAATTTTGTGGCTATAATTGGAGCTGTGTTGATGTTACTGAGCCAAACAGCGATGTCTTTTGAAATGATCCTGGTCGGACGATTTCTCTATGGCATCAATGCAG GAGTCAGTCTTCCAGCTCAAGTCTTGTACCTTGTTGAATGCGCCCCCAAGTGCCTGCGAGGGATGGTGGTCGTGACCGTCTTAACCTTCCAATGCTTGGGGAAGTTCAGCGGTCAGCTGCTGGGGATCAG TGAGTTGCTTGGTACGCGGGAGAGGTGGCCCTGGCTGCTTGGTTTCAATGGTTTTACAGCGTTACTCCAGCTCTCCACCCTGACCTTCCTGCCAGAGTCTCCCATCTATCTGCTGCTGTACAGAGAAGACCGTCAGGCCTGCGAGAAAG CTCTAAAGAGGCTATGGGGCAACAAGGACCACAGCAGGGTGGTGGAGGAGATTCTGGAGGAGAAAGCTGCCTTGCAGTACACTCGCAGCCACTCGCTGATGGAGCTGATTCAGACCAAAGAGCTCCGTTGGCAGCTCCTCACCCTATTCATTATCACTGCCACATTACAGTTCAGTGGCATCAGCAGC GTGTTCTTTTATGCTTTTGAGGTGTTTCGTGCGGCAGGGATCCAAGAACACCTGTTACCTTACGCCAACATGGGACTAGGGCTGTGTGAGATGATCACCTCTGTAGCCTGT TTCATGATTATTGAGAATACCGGCAGAAAAGTCCTGCTGATCGGAGGATACATGGGAGTAGCTGCAACGCTGGGCCTCCTCACCATCACTCTGTACCTGCAA AGTCAGGTCTCCTGGATGCCGTACTGCAGCATGGCCCTcattttcatctttattttcttttttaccggTGGaccat GTGGAGCAACAGGTTCTCTTGGAGTGGAAATATTAACTGTGGCGTACGTAGCAGCTGGAACCGCCCTCTCCTGTGTTACCAACTGGACAGTCATGTTTTTAATGGGGATGCTCTTCCCTGTCTTAGCA GAGAAACTGCAACACTTTTGTTTTCTCATATTCCTGTTTTTCTGCGTCGCCTGCGGGCTGTACGTGAAGTTCAACGTCCCCGAGACCAAGAATCGGACAGCGCTGGAGATTACTGCAGAGTTTGAGAGGATGCACTCCAAATCTGgaggggagaggaaaaactCCACCGAACACGGAATTGAAGCAAACCGAACAGACGATTTGTCCGAATTGTGA
- the slc2a11l gene encoding solute carrier family 2 member 11, like isoform X2, with translation MATTRPTRYLTLLLDCPVVIAAICAAGIGGTFQYGFCISVMTSPSAFIKELVNTTCLQRYGVSLEQWQVSLIWSSTVSIFCIGGLLGSLMSSQLLTRFGRKKILLLNNFVAIIGAVLMLLSQTAMSFEMILVGRFLYGINAGVSLPAQVLYLVECAPKCLRGMVVVTVLTFQCLGKFSGQLLGISELLGTRERWPWLLGFNGFTALLQLSTLTFLPESPIYLLLYREDRQACEKALKRLWGNKDHSRVVEEILEEKAALQYTRSHSLMELIQTKELRWQLLTLFIITATLQFSGISSVFFYAFEVFRAAGIQEHLLPYANMGLGLCEMITSVACFMIIENTGRKVLLIGGYMGVAATLGLLTITLYLQSQVSWMPYCSMALIFIFIFFFTGGPCGATGSLGVEILTVAYVAAGTALSCVTNWTVMFLMGMLFPVLAEKLQHFCFLIFLFFCVACGLYVKFNVPETKNRTALEITAEFERMHSKSGGERKNSTEHGIEANRTDDLSEL, from the exons ATGGCAACGACCAGACCAACACGATACTTAACACTCCTG CTAGACTGTCCTGTTGTAATTGCTGCCATTTGTGCAGCTGGCATTGGAGGGACATTTCAATATGGATTCTGTATATCTGTGATGACTTCTCCCTCTGCT TTTATAAAGGAGCTGGTGAACACAACATGTCTACAGAGATACGGTGTCTCCTTGGAGCAGTGGCAGGTTTCTCTCATCTGGTCCTCCACTGTGTCAATTTTCTGCATTGGGGGGTTACTGGGATCGCTGATGTCCAGTCAGCTGCTCACTAGATTTGGCAG AAAGAAAATCCTTTTGTTAAACAATTTTGTGGCTATAATTGGAGCTGTGTTGATGTTACTGAGCCAAACAGCGATGTCTTTTGAAATGATCCTGGTCGGACGATTTCTCTATGGCATCAATGCAG GAGTCAGTCTTCCAGCTCAAGTCTTGTACCTTGTTGAATGCGCCCCCAAGTGCCTGCGAGGGATGGTGGTCGTGACCGTCTTAACCTTCCAATGCTTGGGGAAGTTCAGCGGTCAGCTGCTGGGGATCAG TGAGTTGCTTGGTACGCGGGAGAGGTGGCCCTGGCTGCTTGGTTTCAATGGTTTTACAGCGTTACTCCAGCTCTCCACCCTGACCTTCCTGCCAGAGTCTCCCATCTATCTGCTGCTGTACAGAGAAGACCGTCAGGCCTGCGAGAAAG CTCTAAAGAGGCTATGGGGCAACAAGGACCACAGCAGGGTGGTGGAGGAGATTCTGGAGGAGAAAGCTGCCTTGCAGTACACTCGCAGCCACTCGCTGATGGAGCTGATTCAGACCAAAGAGCTCCGTTGGCAGCTCCTCACCCTATTCATTATCACTGCCACATTACAGTTCAGTGGCATCAGCAGC GTGTTCTTTTATGCTTTTGAGGTGTTTCGTGCGGCAGGGATCCAAGAACACCTGTTACCTTACGCCAACATGGGACTAGGGCTGTGTGAGATGATCACCTCTGTAGCCTGT TTCATGATTATTGAGAATACCGGCAGAAAAGTCCTGCTGATCGGAGGATACATGGGAGTAGCTGCAACGCTGGGCCTCCTCACCATCACTCTGTACCTGCAA AGTCAGGTCTCCTGGATGCCGTACTGCAGCATGGCCCTcattttcatctttattttcttttttaccggTGGaccat GTGGAGCAACAGGTTCTCTTGGAGTGGAAATATTAACTGTGGCGTACGTAGCAGCTGGAACCGCCCTCTCCTGTGTTACCAACTGGACAGTCATGTTTTTAATGGGGATGCTCTTCCCTGTCTTAGCA GAGAAACTGCAACACTTTTGTTTTCTCATATTCCTGTTTTTCTGCGTCGCCTGCGGGCTGTACGTGAAGTTCAACGTCCCCGAGACCAAGAATCGGACAGCGCTGGAGATTACTGCAGAGTTTGAGAGGATGCACTCCAAATCTGgaggggagaggaaaaactCCACCGAACACGGAATTGAAGCAAACCGAACAGACGATTTGTCCGAATTGTGA
- the slc2a11l gene encoding solute carrier family 2 member 11, like isoform X3: MCHICHNCSHHASFLQLDCPVVIAAICAAGIGGTFQYGFCISVMTSPSAFIKELVNTTCLQRYGVSLEQWQVSLIWSSTVSIFCIGGLLGSLMSSQLLTRFGSELLGTRERWPWLLGFNGFTALLQLSTLTFLPESPIYLLLYREDRQACEKALKRLWGNKDHSRVVEEILEEKAALQYTRSHSLMELIQTKELRWQLLTLFIITATLQFSGISSVFFYAFEVFRAAGIQEHLLPYANMGLGLCEMITSVACFMIIENTGRKVLLIGGYMGVAATLGLLTITLYLQSQVSWMPYCSMALIFIFIFFFTGGPCGATGSLGVEILTVAYVAAGTALSCVTNWTVMFLMGMLFPVLAEKLQHFCFLIFLFFCVACGLYVKFNVPETKNRTALEITAEFERMHSKSGGERKNSTEHGIEANRTDDLSEL; encoded by the exons atgTGTCACATTTGTCATAACTGTTCACATCATGCTTCATTTCTGCAGCTAGACTGTCCTGTTGTAATTGCTGCCATTTGTGCAGCTGGCATTGGAGGGACATTTCAATATGGATTCTGTATATCTGTGATGACTTCTCCCTCTGCT TTTATAAAGGAGCTGGTGAACACAACATGTCTACAGAGATACGGTGTCTCCTTGGAGCAGTGGCAGGTTTCTCTCATCTGGTCCTCCACTGTGTCAATTTTCTGCATTGGGGGGTTACTGGGATCGCTGATGTCCAGTCAGCTGCTCACTAGATTTGGCAG TGAGTTGCTTGGTACGCGGGAGAGGTGGCCCTGGCTGCTTGGTTTCAATGGTTTTACAGCGTTACTCCAGCTCTCCACCCTGACCTTCCTGCCAGAGTCTCCCATCTATCTGCTGCTGTACAGAGAAGACCGTCAGGCCTGCGAGAAAG CTCTAAAGAGGCTATGGGGCAACAAGGACCACAGCAGGGTGGTGGAGGAGATTCTGGAGGAGAAAGCTGCCTTGCAGTACACTCGCAGCCACTCGCTGATGGAGCTGATTCAGACCAAAGAGCTCCGTTGGCAGCTCCTCACCCTATTCATTATCACTGCCACATTACAGTTCAGTGGCATCAGCAGC GTGTTCTTTTATGCTTTTGAGGTGTTTCGTGCGGCAGGGATCCAAGAACACCTGTTACCTTACGCCAACATGGGACTAGGGCTGTGTGAGATGATCACCTCTGTAGCCTGT TTCATGATTATTGAGAATACCGGCAGAAAAGTCCTGCTGATCGGAGGATACATGGGAGTAGCTGCAACGCTGGGCCTCCTCACCATCACTCTGTACCTGCAA AGTCAGGTCTCCTGGATGCCGTACTGCAGCATGGCCCTcattttcatctttattttcttttttaccggTGGaccat GTGGAGCAACAGGTTCTCTTGGAGTGGAAATATTAACTGTGGCGTACGTAGCAGCTGGAACCGCCCTCTCCTGTGTTACCAACTGGACAGTCATGTTTTTAATGGGGATGCTCTTCCCTGTCTTAGCA GAGAAACTGCAACACTTTTGTTTTCTCATATTCCTGTTTTTCTGCGTCGCCTGCGGGCTGTACGTGAAGTTCAACGTCCCCGAGACCAAGAATCGGACAGCGCTGGAGATTACTGCAGAGTTTGAGAGGATGCACTCCAAATCTGgaggggagaggaaaaactCCACCGAACACGGAATTGAAGCAAACCGAACAGACGATTTGTCCGAATTGTGA